One genomic region from Bactrocera tryoni isolate S06 chromosome 3, CSIRO_BtryS06_freeze2, whole genome shotgun sequence encodes:
- the LOC120772222 gene encoding glycogenin-1 isoform X5, producing the protein MSKFAWVTLTTNDTYSLGALVLAHSLRRTGTAHQLAVLVTPAVSAAMRQRLQGVYNVVQEVNVLDSQDAANLALLARPELGVTFTKLHCWRLVQFEKCVFLDADTLVLQNSDELFEREELSAAPDVSWPDCFNSGVFVYRPSLETFAKITQFAIEHGSFDGGDQGLLNLYFGDWAQSDIKKHLPFIYNVAAFASYCYLPAFKQFRDKIKILHFAGKLKPWLIQFNSENRTALTPTEYAHAADLIQLWWNIFCDNVHQQLTDDMCGAIVHYYYHYRPEPPAQQQHDHYYHHYEHEQHHHHQQQQHEHSPSPNYYEFEEIKEFRDPWEDYYENLARERSKSIKASEQHHEQHYETEQHHHEQQQHEQHYAQEEQHHEQHQHEEHHQHEWQQPAAEPTHEWQNREQEQSRQAHSEANYEREQAAAVETAQSQQQQQEYHEQKDKPIEQYQAPATHETHGTHVSPVSHESHEQSTKPSTSKSVEDTTTEQRVYEAEIHKESTAQKQRDSSSVTQKSQSTDGTKKKTVSTRSSTDKQAFRSEDVNESENKNKTNENNEAGLAGALSQLRLGEQRTPEQEAYEQLMRRQCWEAGQIDYTGRDAFDNIWKKITQTLESKPGATPPQEEDKSAHSGILWLISV; encoded by the exons ATGAGCA AATTTGCGTGGGTGACGCTAACAACGAATGACACGTACTCGCTGGGCGCTTTGGTGTTGGCGCACTCGCTACGCCGCACCGGCACCGCCCATCAGCTGGCCGTCTTGGTGACGCCTGCCGTGTCGGCGGCCATGCGCCAGCGCCTACAAGGTGTCTACAATGTCGTGCAGGAGGTGAATGTTTTGGACTCACAGGATGCCGCCAATTTGGCACTGCTCGCACGCCCCGAACTCGGTGTCACATTCACAAAACTGCACTGCTGGCGTCTCGTGCAATTCGAGAAGTGCGTCTTCCTCGATGCCGACACACTG GTGCTGCAAAATagcgatgagctgttcgagcgCGAGGAACTGTCGGCCGCACCCGATGTCAGCTGGCCCGACTGCTTCAACTCCGGTGTGTTCGTCTATCGTCCCAGCTTGGAGACGTTCGCCAAAATCACACAGTTCGCCATAGAGCATGGCAGCTTCGATGGCGGCGATCAGGGTTTGCTCAACTTGTACTTCGGCGATTGGGCGCAAAGCGACATTAAGAAGCATTTGCCATTTATCTACAATGTGGCCGCATTCGCTTCGTACTGCTACTTGCCCGCATTCAAACA GTTCAGAGATAAGATTAAGATTTTGCATTTTGCGGGCAAATTGAAGCCATGGCTTATACAGTTCAATTCCGAGAACCGCACAGCACTGACGCCCACAGAGTATGCGCACGCCGCCGACTTGATACAGCTCTGGTGGAACATCTTCTGCGACAATGTGCACCAGCAGTTGACCGATGATATG TGTGGCGCCATTGTTCATTATTACTATCACTATCGACCCGAAccaccagcacaacaacaacacgatcATTACTATCATCATTACGAACATGAGCAacaccatcatcatcaacagcagcaacacgAACATTCACCGTCGCCGAATTATTACGAGTTCGAAGAAATTAAAGAGTTTCGCGATCCTTGGGAAGATTACTATGAGAATTTAGCCAGAGAGCGTAGCAAGAGCATTAAAGCGAGTGAACAGCACCACGAACAACATTATGAAACCGAACAACACCACCACGAACAGCAACAGCACGAACAACATTATGCGCAAGAAGAACAACATCACGAACAGCATCAGCACGAAGAACATCACCAACACGAATGGCAACAGCCAGCCGCAGAGCCAACACACGAGTGGCAAAACAGAGAGCAAGAACAATCAAGACAAGCGCATAGTGAGGCTAATTATGAGCGAGAACAAGCTGCCGCTGTTGAAACCGCACAatcacagcagcaacaacaagagtaCCATGAACAAAAAGACAAGCCAATAGAACAATATCAGGCACCTGCAACCCATGAAACCCATGGAACGCATGTTAGTCCTGTTAGCCATGAATCCCATGAGCAAAGTACAAAACCTTCAACAAGCAAAAGTGTTGAAGACACTACCACTGAGCAACGAGTTTATGAAGCCGAAATTCATAAAGAGAGCACTGCCCAAAAACAACGAGACTCCTCATCTGTAACGCAAAAATCACAAAGTACAGATGGGACAAAGAAAAAAACCGTTAGCACTAGGTCTAGTACAGATAAGCAAGCATTCCGTAGTGAAGATGTGAAtgaaagtgaaaacaaaaacaaaactaatgaaaataatgaG GCTGGTTTGGCTGGCGCTTTGTCTCAGCTGCGTCTCGGCGAGCAACGCACACCCGAACAGGAGGCCTACGAACAGCTGATGCGTCGTCAATGCTGGGAGGCTGGACAAATCGATTACACGGGCCGAGATGCTTTCGATAATATTTGGAAGAAAATCACGCAAACCTTGGAATCGAAGCCCGGCGCCACGCCGCCACAGGAGGAGGATAAGTCTG CCCATTCCGGTATTTTGTGGTTAATATCTGTATGA